A region of Nitrospinota bacterium DNA encodes the following proteins:
- a CDS encoding translation initiation factor IF-2 N-terminal domain-containing protein: protein MSEIRVYEAARKLNMPVEEYMGLLARRGVEVKSPISIISQEVFDEVLSSLSGGTAGEEQKSAEKDRGRLSLVTPQPASASEPEGFAHEADEDEDSTAPVAEAAPVPPKKEPTAPSKLLKGAMPPISLSYVSVTMAAIALLAALVLGVATGRNSSSITALDSAVQVNQSAISETKASLADLKSALELQRRAQAKVNITERAATIEELSIVMPGATAERLKNLAAGLNSLAAGM, encoded by the coding sequence ATGAGCGAGATCAGGGTTTATGAAGCGGCCAGGAAGCTTAACATGCCCGTTGAGGAGTACATGGGGCTTCTGGCCAGGCGCGGGGTGGAAGTGAAAAGCCCCATTTCCATAATAAGCCAGGAAGTTTTTGATGAGGTCCTGTCCTCCCTCTCCGGCGGAACGGCCGGTGAAGAACAAAAGTCCGCTGAAAAAGACAGGGGAAGGTTGTCGCTGGTGACGCCTCAACCCGCTTCCGCCAGTGAGCCGGAAGGTTTCGCCCATGAGGCGGACGAGGATGAGGATTCCACAGCTCCGGTAGCGGAGGCGGCCCCTGTCCCGCCGAAAAAGGAGCCAACCGCTCCATCCAAATTGCTTAAAGGCGCCATGCCGCCCATATCGCTTTCTTACGTTTCAGTGACGATGGCCGCCATTGCGTTGCTGGCGGCCCTGGTTTTAGGCGTGGCCACTGGCAGGAATTCGTCTTCCATAACCGCGTTGGACAGCGCGGTGCAGGTGAACCAGTCGGCCATAAGCGAAACCAAGGCTTCCCTGGCGGACCTGAAAAGCGCTCTGGAGTTGCAACGGCGCGCCCAGGCCAAGGTGAATATAACCGAGCGGGCCGCCACCATAGAGGAGCTTTCCATAGTTATGCCGGGCGCCACAGCGGAGCGGCTGAAAAACCTGGCGGCGGGGTTAAACTCGCTGGCGGCGGGGATGTAA
- a CDS encoding heme lyase CcmF/NrfE family subunit — MNEIGEYSLLLGLCVAFYSVTAALLGVKLGVKPMVKSAEYALNTVFALLTLTSMALIYALYSNDFSLEYVYSYTNRDLGWFYRITAFWAGQKGSLLLWAWMLGLFSTIVVFQNRHKNRELMPYVVAVIATVQAFFGLLMNVASPVFERMPVLPPDGHGLNPMLQNPGMIFHPPSLYVGFVGFTIPFAFAVAALMTGQLGDVWIRTTRRWTIFSWIFLTLGNLLGANWAYVELGWGGYWAWDPVENASFMPWLTGTAYLHSVMVQEKRDMLKTWNMTLISLTFILTIFGTFLTRSGLISSVHSFGESTVGTYFGVFLVIIIAFSIWMIMWRLPMLKSANSLDSMLSREASFLFNNLLLVGAAFTVFWGTMFPMISELARGEKITVGPPFFNQVMTPIGLTLLALTGLCPLIAWRKASVANARKNFLTPFVITIMGSAAIGASGVTEFLPWLSYTICVFVAATIITEIIKGIKARATSGKENFGKAFLNLFWKNKRRYGGYVIHLGVIMCFAGFTGAWFNVDKELSMWPGDKLMIKDYTLTYYKYDYSKPKETVEEAVATMLVEKNGEKLGYAYPERNNYYMKGIRGDMTPQQTSEVAIYSTMLEDVYIIFASLNEDGSATFKAHINPMVKWLWIGGLVMSAGAIFSIWPDRREKKRFDERHMAGMA; from the coding sequence ATGAATGAAATCGGCGAGTATTCTTTACTTTTAGGCCTCTGCGTAGCCTTCTATTCGGTGACCGCCGCCCTATTAGGCGTGAAACTTGGCGTAAAACCCATGGTTAAAAGCGCCGAGTACGCGCTGAACACGGTGTTCGCCCTGCTGACACTAACCTCCATGGCGCTGATATACGCCCTTTATTCCAACGATTTCTCACTGGAATACGTTTACAGCTACACCAACCGGGACTTGGGATGGTTTTACCGGATAACCGCCTTTTGGGCGGGGCAGAAAGGCTCCCTGCTCCTGTGGGCGTGGATGCTGGGGCTTTTCTCCACGATAGTGGTGTTCCAGAACCGCCACAAGAACCGGGAGCTAATGCCTTACGTGGTGGCGGTCATCGCCACGGTTCAGGCTTTCTTCGGGCTTCTGATGAACGTGGCGTCGCCGGTGTTCGAGCGGATGCCGGTATTGCCGCCGGACGGGCACGGGCTAAACCCCATGCTCCAGAACCCCGGCATGATATTCCACCCTCCTTCCCTTTATGTGGGGTTCGTGGGTTTCACCATACCTTTCGCCTTCGCGGTGGCGGCGCTCATGACCGGCCAGCTTGGCGACGTGTGGATCCGAACCACCCGGCGGTGGACGATTTTTTCATGGATATTCCTGACCCTTGGCAACCTGCTGGGGGCCAATTGGGCCTATGTGGAGCTGGGCTGGGGCGGTTATTGGGCCTGGGACCCTGTGGAGAACGCCTCGTTCATGCCGTGGCTCACCGGCACCGCATATCTGCATTCCGTGATGGTCCAGGAAAAGAGGGACATGCTCAAAACATGGAACATGACCCTAATCTCCCTCACGTTCATCCTCACCATATTCGGCACGTTCCTCACCCGGTCTGGGCTTATTTCGTCTGTCCACTCCTTCGGCGAGTCCACAGTGGGCACATATTTCGGCGTGTTCCTGGTTATCATCATCGCCTTCTCGATATGGATGATAATGTGGCGGCTACCAATGCTTAAAAGCGCCAATTCGCTGGACTCCATGCTGTCCCGCGAGGCGTCATTCCTTTTCAACAACCTCCTTCTGGTGGGCGCGGCCTTCACGGTGTTCTGGGGCACCATGTTCCCGATGATATCCGAGCTTGCGCGGGGAGAGAAGATAACCGTGGGCCCGCCATTCTTCAACCAGGTGATGACCCCCATAGGGCTTACCCTGCTGGCACTCACCGGCCTGTGCCCGCTTATAGCATGGAGAAAAGCCAGCGTGGCCAACGCCAGGAAAAACTTCCTGACGCCTTTCGTCATTACAATCATGGGTTCCGCCGCCATCGGGGCTTCGGGGGTCACCGAGTTTCTTCCCTGGCTCTCCTACACCATCTGCGTATTCGTGGCCGCCACGATAATCACGGAGATCATCAAGGGGATTAAAGCCCGCGCCACTTCCGGCAAGGAAAACTTCGGCAAGGCGTTCTTGAACCTTTTCTGGAAGAACAAACGCCGGTATGGCGGGTATGTGATCCATCTGGGCGTTATCATGTGTTTCGCCGGGTTCACAGGGGCATGGTTCAACGTGGATAAAGAATTGAGCATGTGGCCTGGGGACAAGCTTATGATAAAGGACTATACCCTCACCTATTACAAGTACGACTATTCCAAGCCAAAAGAGACCGTGGAAGAGGCCGTGGCCACCATGCTGGTGGAAAAGAACGGCGAAAAACTGGGCTACGCCTACCCGGAACGGAACAATTACTACATGAAAGGCATCCGTGGGGACATGACCCCGCAACAGACCTCGGAAGTAGCCATATACTCCACCATGCTGGAGGATGTTTACATAATTTTCGCCTCGTTAAACGAAGACGGCTCCGCCACTTTCAAAGCCCATATCAACCCCATGGTCAAATGGTTATGGATAGGCGGGCTTGTGATGAGCGCCGGGGCCATTTTCAGCATTTGGCCGGACCGGCGGGAGAAAAAACGGTTCGATGAGCGCCATATGGCCGGGATGGCTTAA
- the rpsI gene encoding 30S ribosomal protein S9, whose translation MANTADNRPYATGRRKTATARVWLTPGEGKITVNKTTAKDYFKRETLDAMIAKPLALAGLTGKMDVYSTVVGGGLAGQAGALRHGIARAIEQYDAGLRAPLKKAGFITRDPREKERKKPGRKRARKRFQFSKR comes from the coding sequence ATGGCCAACACTGCTGACAATCGCCCTTACGCCACCGGCAGAAGGAAAACCGCCACCGCCCGCGTGTGGTTGACGCCCGGCGAAGGCAAAATAACGGTGAACAAAACCACCGCTAAAGACTATTTCAAGCGCGAGACGCTGGACGCCATGATCGCCAAGCCTTTGGCCTTGGCCGGGCTGACGGGCAAGATGGATGTTTACAGCACCGTTGTAGGCGGCGGGCTGGCCGGCCAGGCGGGCGCCTTGCGGCACGGCATCGCACGGGCTATCGAGCAGTACGACGCCGGTCTGCGCGCGCCTCTCAAGAAAGCCGGGTTCATCACCCGTGACCCCAGGGAGAAAGAGCGTAAAAAACCGGGCCGTAAACGGGCTCGTAAGCGCTTCCAATTCTCCAAGCGTTAG
- the bioB gene encoding biotin synthase BioB, which produces MINTSPAGTREFINHVERKALANQPLTWDEAVGVMKTSPDNIFDLIASANRIRRKFKGVEISLCSIINAKSGGCPEDCAFCAQSVHSSADSPRFNLVSTDAILDGARSALSAGAHKYGIVTSGYGYTGASGKNELDSILTAVRKMKETVGIHRCASLGILDESTAMELKNAGVLEYHHNLETARSFFPQICSTHDYEEDVETVRVVKRAGLRACCGGIFGMGETPEQRVELAFTLKELDVDSIPLNFLNPIKGTKLENMPPLKPFEILTIIAAYRMILPDKDIKVAGGREKNLRDLQSLMFAAGANSTMVGNYLTTCGRPAEDDLQLIADLELTVKK; this is translated from the coding sequence ATGATAAACACCTCCCCTGCTGGAACGCGGGAGTTTATAAACCATGTGGAGCGCAAAGCTCTGGCCAACCAGCCTCTCACGTGGGACGAAGCTGTGGGGGTGATGAAAACCAGCCCCGACAATATATTCGACCTTATAGCCTCCGCCAACCGGATTCGAAGGAAATTCAAAGGGGTGGAAATATCGCTATGCTCCATAATCAACGCCAAGTCCGGCGGGTGCCCGGAAGACTGCGCTTTCTGCGCCCAATCAGTCCACTCATCCGCGGACTCGCCCCGGTTCAATCTGGTCTCGACAGACGCCATACTCGACGGAGCCCGGTCGGCCCTCTCGGCGGGGGCCCACAAATACGGCATAGTCACCTCTGGTTATGGATATACGGGAGCATCCGGCAAAAATGAGCTGGATTCCATCCTCACCGCAGTGCGGAAAATGAAAGAGACCGTTGGTATCCACCGGTGCGCCAGCTTGGGGATTCTAGACGAGAGTACCGCCATGGAGCTGAAAAACGCGGGTGTGTTGGAGTATCACCACAATCTGGAAACCGCCCGGTCGTTCTTCCCGCAGATATGCTCCACCCACGATTATGAGGAGGATGTGGAGACCGTGCGGGTGGTCAAACGGGCCGGATTGAGGGCTTGTTGCGGCGGTATCTTCGGCATGGGGGAAACGCCGGAGCAAAGGGTGGAGCTGGCCTTCACGTTAAAAGAGTTGGATGTGGATTCCATACCTCTAAACTTCCTGAACCCGATAAAGGGCACAAAGCTGGAAAACATGCCCCCTCTAAAACCTTTCGAGATTCTCACGATCATCGCCGCTTACCGGATGATACTGCCGGACAAGGATATAAAGGTGGCTGGCGGGCGGGAAAAGAACCTGCGGGACCTGCAAAGCCTCATGTTCGCCGCCGGGGCCAACTCCACCATGGTGGGCAACTACCTTACCACCTGCGGCAGGCCCGCCGAAGATGACCTGCAATTGATCGCCGACCTGGAACTTACCGTGAAAAAATAG
- the rplM gene encoding 50S ribosomal protein L13, whose product MKTYSAKPAEFTPDKARWVLVDAEGKTLGRLCVKITDALRGKDRPTFTPHVDTGAFVIVINADKIKLTGSKLDDKIYYHHTGFWGHLKSATAREMLERKPEEVIREAVYGMLPKNILSRSILKKLKVYGGSAHPHAAQQPVPMEF is encoded by the coding sequence ATGAAAACTTACTCGGCCAAACCGGCGGAGTTTACCCCCGACAAGGCGCGGTGGGTTCTGGTGGACGCCGAGGGCAAGACCCTGGGGCGGCTTTGCGTGAAAATAACAGACGCCCTTCGCGGCAAGGACAGGCCCACTTTCACCCCCCATGTGGACACCGGCGCGTTCGTGATTGTCATCAACGCGGACAAGATCAAACTGACCGGATCCAAGCTGGACGACAAAATATACTACCATCACACCGGGTTCTGGGGGCATTTGAAGTCCGCCACCGCCCGGGAGATGCTGGAAAGAAAACCGGAGGAAGTTATCCGCGAAGCGGTTTACGGAATGTTGCCCAAGAACATCCTCAGCCGCTCCATCTTGAAGAAACTCAAGGTGTATGGCGGCTCCGCTCATCCGCATGCGGCTCAACAGCCCGTTCCAATGGAGTTTTAG
- a CDS encoding N-acetyl-gamma-glutamyl-phosphate reductase, which yields MIDAGVFGATGYTGQALLDILLFHPGVNVTALASGSSAGKTLAEVFPQYSGLKPLVFQEPNAPAMAEMVDVVFLCLPHKEAMAVAPVFLEAGKKVFDLSADFRLKDPAVYEQWYKTPHSAPRLLESAVYGQPETRRGQIAAADLIAVPGCYPTSAILGLAPVIDMGWLNRKTIVINSVSGVSGAGKKLESQYMLSELEGNFFAYGAPTHRHTPEIEQELSLLAGENVIVTFIPHLLPTTRGIYTTITADLLAPVSPGKVFERYVEYYRDCRFVHAREGFPQMKWAVGGSNCFVSATVDERANRLIVTSTIDNLLKGAAGQAVQCFNIRHGLDEAAGLR from the coding sequence ATGATCGATGCAGGCGTTTTCGGGGCCACCGGATACACCGGCCAGGCCCTTCTGGATATATTGCTTTTCCACCCAGGCGTTAATGTGACGGCTCTGGCCTCCGGCTCTTCCGCTGGAAAAACGCTGGCCGAGGTTTTCCCACAATATTCCGGCTTAAAACCGCTGGTCTTCCAGGAACCCAACGCCCCGGCCATGGCCGAAATGGTGGATGTGGTGTTCCTGTGCCTGCCTCACAAGGAGGCCATGGCGGTGGCTCCGGTTTTCCTTGAAGCCGGGAAGAAGGTTTTCGACCTTTCGGCGGACTTCAGGCTGAAAGACCCCGCCGTGTACGAGCAATGGTACAAAACGCCCCATTCGGCGCCCCGGCTTTTGGAGTCCGCCGTATATGGCCAGCCGGAGACCAGAAGGGGCCAGATAGCGGCGGCGGATTTGATAGCCGTGCCGGGCTGTTACCCCACGTCGGCCATCCTTGGTCTGGCCCCGGTGATCGATATGGGCTGGTTGAACAGGAAAACCATCGTGATCAACTCCGTCTCCGGCGTATCCGGCGCCGGGAAGAAGCTGGAATCCCAGTATATGCTGTCGGAGCTGGAGGGGAATTTCTTCGCCTACGGAGCCCCAACCCACCGCCACACCCCAGAGATCGAGCAGGAGCTTTCGTTGCTTGCGGGGGAGAACGTGATAGTCACGTTTATACCTCATCTTCTACCTACAACCCGGGGGATATATACCACCATCACGGCGGACCTTCTGGCGCCCGTATCGCCCGGTAAAGTGTTCGAACGGTATGTTGAATATTACCGGGACTGCCGTTTTGTCCATGCCCGGGAAGGGTTCCCGCAAATGAAATGGGCCGTGGGCGGCTCCAACTGTTTCGTGAGCGCTACCGTGGACGAGCGGGCCAACAGGCTTATTGTCACCTCCACCATAGACAACCTGCTTAAAGGCGCCGCCGGGCAGGCCGTGCAGTGTTTCAATATCCGGCACGGGCTGGACGAAGCCGCCGGTTTGCGTTGA
- a CDS encoding DUF190 domain-containing protein codes for MDGFKPAATIRIYVGEADTVDGVAVYEKILEDAKKAGLMGGAVYRGIEGYGQGGKMHTARVLRLSEDLPVMVSVTDEPVKIDAFVLVVDKIMAASGCGGLITTQQVMMKQYEAKA; via the coding sequence ATGGACGGGTTCAAACCTGCGGCCACCATAAGGATATATGTTGGCGAGGCGGACACGGTGGATGGCGTGGCGGTCTATGAAAAAATACTGGAAGATGCTAAAAAGGCAGGCCTGATGGGCGGGGCAGTGTACCGGGGCATAGAAGGCTACGGCCAAGGCGGCAAAATGCACACCGCCAGGGTCCTCCGCCTTTCGGAAGACCTCCCGGTGATGGTGAGCGTCACCGATGAGCCGGTGAAAATAGACGCATTCGTTTTGGTGGTGGATAAAATCATGGCCGCCTCCGGTTGCGGAGGGCTTATTACCACCCAGCAGGTGATGATGAAACAATACGAAGCCAAGGCTTGA
- a CDS encoding cytochrome c maturation protein CcmE, with protein sequence MSESEEQQTDTEATKKIETPQTRRPTARKGAQTKFLAGSLIIVGAIGYLIYTGIQASGSYYKTVSEVTALGSRASNMSLRLEGKVVPGTIERDTSNLKLNFHITDKSKKTIPVFYEGIVPDMFQDNIDVVVEGKLADNGKFVATKLLTSCPSRYDAAKEMKKQSI encoded by the coding sequence ATGAGCGAATCCGAAGAACAGCAAACCGATACTGAAGCCACTAAAAAGATCGAAACACCACAAACAAGACGGCCTACTGCGCGCAAGGGCGCCCAAACCAAGTTTTTGGCGGGGTCGCTTATTATCGTGGGCGCCATAGGTTACCTGATATACACCGGCATCCAGGCCAGCGGCTCATATTATAAAACCGTGTCAGAAGTAACAGCCTTGGGTAGCCGGGCCTCCAACATGTCATTAAGGCTGGAAGGGAAAGTTGTTCCCGGCACCATCGAGCGTGACACTTCCAACTTGAAGCTTAACTTCCATATCACCGACAAATCCAAGAAAACCATTCCCGTTTTCTACGAAGGGATTGTGCCGGACATGTTCCAGGACAACATAGATGTAGTTGTAGAAGGCAAGCTGGCCGACAACGGCAAGTTCGTGGCCACCAAACTGCTCACCAGTTGCCCATCCAGGTACGATGCCGCCAAGGAAATGAAAAAGCAGTCTATATAA
- a CDS encoding branched-chain amino acid aminotransferase: MEITGNATTQITIAQVPPPGRRKKPDNENALGFGRFFCDHMFRMEWVEGEGWGDAVVEQYAPLSLDPATLALHYGQTVFDGFKIFRSASGGFNVFRPYKYLERLNLSADRLSMPPVEPQTLVEALKIMLSLDHEWAPRAENTALYVRPLMFASEPFIGVKSSSQFTLVMFLSPVGAYYPEGFAPVKIRVCGKYARAGRGGLGAAKTPANYAASILAAKEAREAGYSQVLWLDSCESRYVEEVGAMNIFFKIGGKVVTPSLNGSILAGVTRDSVIRILESWGISVEERRLSMEEVTAAHATGQLDEAFGSGTAAVIAPVGALEYEGRLMEINEGKTGPLAQRLFTEITAIQYGKKQDPFGWNYRVEV; encoded by the coding sequence ATGGAAATTACCGGTAACGCTACAACGCAAATAACTATCGCCCAGGTTCCCCCACCGGGACGGCGCAAGAAGCCGGATAACGAGAACGCCCTGGGTTTCGGCAGGTTCTTCTGCGACCACATGTTCCGCATGGAATGGGTTGAAGGGGAGGGGTGGGGCGACGCTGTGGTGGAACAGTACGCCCCCTTGTCGCTGGATCCGGCCACACTGGCCCTGCATTACGGGCAGACAGTGTTCGACGGATTTAAAATATTCCGCTCAGCCAGCGGAGGGTTCAATGTGTTCAGGCCCTATAAATACCTTGAACGGCTCAACCTTTCCGCCGACCGCCTTTCCATGCCCCCGGTGGAACCGCAAACGCTGGTGGAAGCGTTGAAAATCATGCTGTCGCTGGATCACGAATGGGCGCCCAGGGCGGAGAACACCGCTTTGTACGTACGGCCCCTCATGTTCGCGTCGGAGCCTTTTATCGGCGTTAAATCATCGTCCCAATTCACCCTCGTGATGTTCCTGTCCCCGGTGGGGGCTTATTATCCCGAAGGGTTTGCGCCGGTGAAAATCCGCGTGTGCGGTAAATACGCCCGCGCCGGGCGGGGTGGTTTGGGCGCCGCCAAGACCCCGGCAAACTACGCCGCCAGCATTCTGGCCGCCAAGGAGGCTAGGGAGGCGGGCTATTCCCAGGTGTTATGGCTGGACTCGTGCGAGAGCCGTTACGTTGAGGAGGTGGGCGCCATGAACATCTTCTTCAAGATCGGCGGCAAGGTGGTTACGCCTTCGCTGAACGGCTCCATCCTCGCCGGGGTGACGCGGGACTCGGTGATCAGGATTCTGGAAAGCTGGGGTATCTCCGTGGAGGAGCGCAGGCTATCCATGGAAGAGGTGACGGCCGCCCACGCCACAGGCCAGCTGGACGAAGCGTTCGGCTCCGGCACGGCGGCGGTAATAGCCCCGGTGGGAGCGCTGGAATACGAAGGGCGCCTGATGGAGATAAACGAGGGGAAAACCGGACCTCTTGCCCAGCGGCTGTTCACGGAGATAACCGCCATCCAGTACGGGAAAAAGCAGGATCCGTTTGGGTGGAATTACAGGGTTGAAGTTTAA
- the argJ gene encoding bifunctional glutamate N-acetyltransferase/amino-acid acetyltransferase ArgJ, producing the protein MSLRTGVTFAEGYLAGGTHCGVKKDGASKDLAIILSEKPAVVWGVFTTNRITGSSVVWSRDCLKSRNVQAIVVNSGNSNVLTRQGYAHTQRMARAVAKKAGVKESQVIVASTGVIGQPLPIEKVEIGIETLFPQISAEGGAGAAEAIMTTDIRQKIMDATLSIGGKTVKVGGCAKGAGMISPSMATMLAFVTTDAALTKPVIKDLTRRACEMSFNRITVDGDTSTSDMFVIMANGASGAPLIDKPSGKRYDELLGKVTGVCQHLAHEIVRDGEGATKFAVIKVTGAVTGKAAKQVGMSIAKSPLVKTALFGQDANWGRILCAAGYSGVNMSAEKLTLKIGGITVFAKGGLARDDWETIVAPKLKEPNVEISLDLGMGGAQAEVWTCDLTYDYIRINADYRT; encoded by the coding sequence ATGAGCCTTAGGACCGGCGTTACCTTCGCGGAAGGCTACCTTGCGGGCGGAACCCATTGCGGGGTCAAGAAAGACGGCGCATCCAAAGACCTTGCTATCATATTGTCTGAAAAGCCTGCGGTGGTCTGGGGTGTGTTCACCACCAACCGCATCACGGGCTCTTCGGTGGTATGGAGCCGGGACTGTTTGAAGTCGCGCAATGTGCAGGCCATAGTTGTAAACTCCGGCAACTCCAACGTACTCACCCGGCAAGGCTACGCCCATACCCAAAGGATGGCCCGGGCCGTTGCTAAAAAGGCTGGAGTTAAGGAAAGCCAGGTGATTGTGGCCTCCACTGGCGTTATCGGCCAGCCTCTGCCCATAGAGAAGGTGGAGATTGGTATAGAAACGCTATTCCCGCAAATCTCCGCCGAAGGCGGGGCTGGGGCGGCTGAAGCCATCATGACCACCGATATCCGGCAAAAGATAATGGACGCCACGCTATCCATCGGCGGAAAAACCGTAAAGGTGGGCGGGTGCGCCAAGGGGGCCGGGATGATATCCCCATCCATGGCCACCATGCTGGCTTTCGTCACCACCGACGCGGCGCTTACGAAACCCGTGATAAAAGACCTGACCAGGCGGGCATGCGAGATGTCTTTCAACCGCATCACCGTGGATGGTGACACCTCCACCAGCGATATGTTCGTGATAATGGCCAATGGGGCCTCCGGAGCGCCGCTTATCGATAAACCCTCGGGTAAACGGTATGACGAGCTGTTGGGCAAGGTTACCGGGGTGTGTCAGCACCTGGCCCACGAGATAGTGCGGGACGGTGAGGGGGCCACCAAATTCGCGGTGATAAAAGTTACCGGGGCTGTTACAGGGAAAGCGGCCAAACAGGTGGGCATGAGCATCGCCAAATCGCCTCTGGTGAAGACCGCCCTGTTCGGGCAGGACGCCAACTGGGGCAGGATACTTTGCGCCGCAGGTTATTCCGGGGTAAACATGAGCGCGGAAAAGCTGACGCTGAAAATCGGCGGGATCACCGTATTCGCCAAGGGAGGGCTTGCCAGGGACGACTGGGAGACAATCGTGGCCCCCAAGCTCAAAGAGCCGAATGTGGAGATCAGCCTGGACCTTGGCATGGGCGGGGCGCAGGCGGAGGTATGGACGTGCGACCTGACATACGACTACATCCGCATCAATGCCGACTACAGGACATAA
- the sfsA gene encoding DNA/RNA nuclease SfsA — protein sequence MRKVNRFLALVEVEGEIVKAHIPNSGRLTELMTTGHEAALSKAPPGSMRKTAFTLRSVHHNGRWVCVDSTIPNRLAEEMARSRSITLFEGYDTVRREVTVGHHRFDLMLTGANRKPLLVEVKSVTLVENGVAMFPDAPTQRGRSHLETLTRLLGEGYNCVALFIVQRDDAKSFTPNTRTDPEFSKALMEASLAGVCVKALWCEVNEREITAKGELPVNL from the coding sequence GTGCGTAAGGTGAACCGGTTCCTGGCGCTGGTGGAGGTAGAGGGGGAAATAGTAAAGGCCCACATCCCCAACAGCGGCAGGCTTACGGAGCTGATGACCACCGGCCATGAGGCGGCGTTATCCAAAGCGCCGCCCGGCTCCATGCGCAAAACCGCGTTCACCCTGCGTTCCGTCCATCACAACGGCCGCTGGGTTTGTGTGGACTCCACCATTCCCAACCGGCTGGCTGAGGAGATGGCCCGTTCGCGGTCCATAACGTTGTTTGAGGGGTATGACACTGTCCGGCGGGAAGTAACGGTTGGCCATCACCGGTTCGACCTTATGCTGACTGGCGCCAACCGAAAACCGTTGCTGGTGGAAGTAAAATCGGTAACGCTGGTTGAAAACGGCGTTGCCATGTTCCCCGACGCGCCCACCCAACGGGGCCGCTCCCATCTGGAAACGCTGACAAGGCTTTTGGGCGAAGGTTATAACTGCGTCGCGCTTTTTATTGTCCAGCGTGATGACGCTAAAAGTTTTACGCCCAATACCAGGACGGACCCGGAATTTTCGAAGGCGCTGATGGAAGCTTCATTAGCCGGGGTTTGCGTTAAAGCGTTATGGTGCGAGGTAAACGAGAGGGAGATTACCGCAAAAGGGGAATTGCCGGTTAATTTATAG
- the crcB gene encoding fluoride efflux transporter CrcB: MSQYMAVALGGAIGSSLRYFVSGAVYEKFGAAFPYGTLAVNIIGCFFIGLLMEMAEARFTMPPQIKLLLTVGVLGGFTTFSTFSFETLALMRDGMAMKAAVNIIGTVAICLTASWAGMVAGRIV; encoded by the coding sequence ATGTCCCAATACATGGCGGTGGCTTTGGGCGGGGCCATAGGATCCTCTTTACGGTACTTTGTTTCCGGCGCGGTTTATGAAAAGTTCGGCGCGGCGTTCCCTTACGGAACGTTAGCCGTCAACATCATCGGCTGTTTTTTCATCGGGCTCCTTATGGAAATGGCTGAAGCCCGTTTCACCATGCCGCCCCAAATAAAGCTTTTGCTAACAGTGGGCGTGTTGGGCGGATTTACGACGTTCTCTACCTTTTCATTCGAGACCCTGGCGCTTATGAGGGACGGAATGGCCATGAAAGCGGCGGTGAATATTATTGGCACTGTGGCTATCTGCCTGACAGCCTCCTGGGCGGGCATGGTGGCCGGGAGGATTGTGTGA